Proteins from a single region of Candidatus Poribacteria bacterium:
- a CDS encoding aminotransferase class III-fold pyridoxal phosphate-dependent enzyme yields the protein MMANAPKDLSTQDYRKMDQAHAWHPLFQHQLLDQSDLLVFESATGTTIIDADGNEYLDAYSALWNVNVGYGRQEIADAVYEQIQKLPYYPHAQINIPATLLSEKLTSLLPGNLNHVYFCNSGSEANETAIKMARQYGRQKYPGDNRYKIISRYRGYHGFTYGAMSATGQTRRRKAFEPLVPGFHHVHPPYTYRYGQGCSEADFGIACADEIEKVVQWEGVETVIAVIAEPIIGGGGVLVPPDTYLPRVREICD from the coding sequence ATGATGGCAAACGCCCCAAAAGACTTATCGACACAAGATTACCGTAAAATGGATCAGGCACACGCTTGGCATCCGCTCTTCCAACACCAACTCTTGGATCAGTCGGATCTCCTCGTCTTTGAAAGTGCCACTGGAACGACAATTATCGACGCGGACGGAAACGAATACCTAGACGCCTACTCGGCACTTTGGAATGTCAACGTCGGCTATGGACGGCAGGAGATCGCCGATGCCGTTTACGAGCAGATCCAGAAGTTACCGTACTACCCACACGCACAGATTAACATTCCCGCCACCCTCCTATCTGAAAAACTAACGAGCCTTCTGCCCGGTAATCTGAATCACGTCTACTTCTGCAACAGCGGCTCAGAAGCCAATGAGACCGCGATAAAAATGGCGAGGCAATACGGACGGCAGAAGTATCCCGGCGACAATCGTTACAAGATTATCAGTCGCTATCGCGGGTATCACGGCTTCACATACGGGGCAATGTCCGCAACGGGCCAAACCCGTCGTCGCAAAGCGTTTGAACCACTTGTTCCCGGCTTCCATCATGTCCACCCGCCCTACACCTATCGATATGGTCAAGGCTGCAGTGAAGCGGATTTCGGCATCGCCTGTGCGGACGAAATCGAGAAAGTGGTTCAGTGGGAAGGGGTAGAGACAGTGATAGCCGTGATAGCCGAGCCTATCATCGGTGGGGGCGGAGTGCTTGTACCACCGGACACCTATCTCCCAAGAGTCAGAGAGATCTGTGAT
- a CDS encoding glucose 1-dehydrogenase → MQLKGKTAIITGAAGGIGRATVLRFVGEGAHVVAADIQGEGAEETAHIASADHPDTVIAHTVDVSRGDQVEQLISETVSHFGQLDTIFSNAAIMRDGSVVDLPEEDWDALFDANVKGAFLCGKYGIPAMRQSGGGSFIITASVNSFYAESDIAGYCATKGAVLQLTRAMAIDHGPEGIRVNCICPGWIETAMSQPFLEENPEGREFAGTIAPMGRIGQPEDVAEVALFLASDASRFVTGAAYTVDGGWTAGMTKALALI, encoded by the coding sequence TAAAACAGCGATTATTACCGGAGCGGCAGGCGGTATTGGTCGTGCTACAGTCCTTCGATTCGTGGGTGAAGGAGCACACGTTGTCGCTGCCGACATTCAGGGGGAAGGTGCCGAGGAAACTGCCCATATTGCAAGTGCGGATCATCCCGACACAGTCATCGCACATACTGTTGATGTCAGTCGGGGCGATCAGGTAGAGCAACTTATTTCAGAAACAGTCTCACATTTCGGTCAACTCGACACTATCTTCAGCAACGCCGCTATCATGCGGGACGGCTCGGTCGTGGATCTGCCCGAAGAGGATTGGGATGCACTCTTCGACGCCAATGTTAAAGGAGCGTTTCTCTGTGGAAAATACGGTATCCCCGCCATGCGTCAAAGCGGCGGCGGTTCGTTTATCATCACAGCATCGGTAAACAGCTTCTATGCCGAATCCGACATCGCAGGCTATTGCGCCACCAAAGGTGCTGTCCTGCAGCTCACGCGAGCCATGGCAATCGATCACGGTCCCGAAGGAATACGCGTCAACTGCATCTGCCCCGGCTGGATTGAAACGGCGATGTCACAGCCCTTTTTGGAGGAAAATCCCGAAGGTCGTGAGTTCGCAGGCACCATCGCTCCAATGGGACGCATCGGTCAACCCGAAGATGTAGCGGAGGTAGCACTGTTCCTAGCAAGCGATGCGTCACGATTTGTTACAGGAGCCGCTTACACCGTAGACGGCGGTTGGACCGCAGGCATGACAAAAGCCCTCGCCTTAATTTAG